The following nucleotide sequence is from Acyrthosiphon pisum isolate AL4f chromosome A2, pea_aphid_22Mar2018_4r6ur, whole genome shotgun sequence.
CCTGATTTGATTGGAACTTCATTAGCTAATTCGGGTTTCCAACgtctaaaatgtatacatttattaataatacacacgtaaattaaaattttttataaactccaacatttttgttaaatggGAATAtgggatttattttaaattaaactgttaATTAAAGATAGATTAGTTGTAGATTTTTGATAACCTGACTTTTAAGATGTATTTACTCACTTTTGaacttttatatcataatataaaaatctgaagacaaaaaaattaaatgtatcagAAACTTTAAATTTCAGGTTATCAAACTACAAAACATAAAACCAATGAAGACAAAAATAAGCAGACCAAAATCCTACAGCCACTCACTTGAATAAACGTCCAGTATTACAGGCTGCACTACAGTCTCAACTGTTGCCAACTTGTTTAACACATTGTTTATGCCTATGTATCTGTGTTCACGGTAAGTCTTAGTCTGATACTCAtcgatacacaatatatatattatttcttgaaCAATTGTTGCACTTAAATTTCTTCCTTAAGAATTTTGTACAAGCTACATAGTTTACAAGGACTTACATACTCACATAAGACATAGTTAACATGTCTAATGTGACACAAGTTGACTACATACAGACATTAGTGTGTTCTATGTGTATGTTATTGTTGACTTGGCACAaactaaatttatcaaaatcaattcattttcatacaattactactattataataatattaaatataatttttttataatcaatgataaaaccctaatcaatttgattttaactGTTCAAtaatggttaaaataataatattttatagattaaaaatggACTTAATCAATTTTGTATGTTAGTTTAACAATATTCTATGAATTACCAACTTAGTGTGTTCTGCGTATTTAGGAAAGTATGGAATGGACCTTGTtggcattttaaattgtttatttaacatatttaaataatatttttgttcaaactaCTAAATGGATTTGTTTTCTGTCTTGAgctatcaaattttttttaaatttttttgtttctcaaTTTAAAACTAGGTCATAAATCattactacattttatttaaacggacactaaacaaattatacataatttgctCCTATAAATAGAATGATGTCTATCGCTAATGATgaacaaattgattttttttattttaattttgttatttcttttaatatttatgtaagaaaaatttttatttgacttatattctgtgatttttaatttattataattaagtatgtaTGCAGTTAGTTTTTTCCAAatgttattaacaatatttatatgtactaaattataaatcttatgTAATTGGGTTCTTAcccgtaaataaaataaataaataaataaatattggggAATTAGTTAAATATAGCATATTGTAGATAACTGAattctatgtaataataaaccaaaaaaataaactttttaacttattattttgcatGAATGGGGACGATATGCAGATGTATATAATGGGTCATGGTTCAAAATCAAGTATAAATAGTGTGCAGTGCAGCCTGTGGCCGTTTAATCATGAGACTCATTCTGGGCCGTTTTTAAAAGCTGAATTTGGTTGTCATCTTATTCTAGTCTTCCTCCGTAAAACGCTtagcaaataaatttaatattaaaattatgtttaatacataCTTAAGCAACTCTTTAAGAGTAGACACGTCTATTAATCTATAACTTAAATGACTTTCAAGTTTTggcatatattttctaataaaagttCTATCCATGTGAATAGAATTACCAGCTAACGGACAAacacctaaaattattataaatgttataatttaatgattacttTGGCATTAACTtggttgaatttaaataatcaaaaataatacatatcaaattaaatattttcaaaatcacctTTAGGAGCAAATGGCTTGATAAACTCGTATAACATTTGATCAGCTTGTTCGATTGATATATTACTCTTCCTAACATTTTCTGTCAAGCCactctaaaacaaaaatacacacaaaataAAAGGTTAGGTTATGTTAGGTAACTGACAAATTCGTTTTTcagtatagatactatataatataaccagcCACCAAGTATATCAAGTATCAATATATACTCTGTTCATGTTAAGAAACACAGTCGACAGCGGCAGTCAGACAACACTCTTTTTTCCCCCCCACCAAGTCAACAATCTATACACTAGCCGTGTAGTATTGGCTATGCCCTTACGCACTAGCTGGCCGCCGActaggttttttattttgaacataggAATCTCAAGGACAATTTAAATGCTTAGGTAGAATTTtgtctatataaaattaaatgctcACTTGTTTCTAGACTAAGCAGGTATGATCTAGAAAATTTGTACACACTGCAGTcttgcaaatatattttatacaacaaatatgcataaaaacaaCTAGTTAACAATGAATGGAccaaaaattaaagataatatttgagataatattatgaggtCTTAAAATATACCCTTGGATCTTGGCACTTATTAGGATATAAATAAGCTCTTCcagagaaataaatattaaaatgtttaataattttaatgattatatttagtttaaaaaaccaGACAAAATATATGGACttatactctgttcaaattAAGTCAGTCGTAGTCAGCGACGACCAGTTTTTGTCGAGGCGCAGTCAGGCAACACTCGTTTGTCCCACCCCCCCATCcagttaattatttgtatacttgcCATGTAGTATTGCCACGCCCCTGCTCACAAGTCAGCCGCCACTATGTTTCTTAACTTGACCAGAGTATAGTGTAGGTAACTTATAAGATTCGCTTTACtgagaacaaaaaaaattaaaattgtattaaaatatttacaattccaTGATGCTTTTTGGACCATTCTTCCATGTTTTCTAATACTTTATCTgattgatgtattataatatttggactCTCAgctaaaacttttaaatttttatcggtTATAATAATAGCTGCTTCGATCAAGGTATGGTGATTACAGTCTAATCCAGTCATCTGAAAATcgataaatacaatttagtttgAATAGGTTTACATAATCATTGATTAACGCATAGTAAATCATTTCAGTAGGTAGGTTTAAATTTAACGTATTTGCATTAAAACATgtaggttctcatttgaaaaccCAATGTTGGTATTGCCAAACGCTgtgaaaaatctaagtatttgaaaatatagtctttAATTACACATAAAAATTTCATACATCAGAATTGGAATGTATgcttaatttaaacataaaaatggttTGAGCATGCTCAAAAAATTCCcatatatgtgttattatttgattaatttaagtaagtagagtcaataataattacatacctCACCATCAAACCATACAATATTGTGTTCATTGTTCATCGTTGGATTTATTTCAGTGCTCATTTTTcttctaaaatttaaactacTTATTctgaaataaagtataatacacaattatgAATTGAtatggtaggtattttatattttaatcagtaTCAACTATTaagaataaaagttataaattatacagataAACTGAATGGGAAAACACAATTACTCATCTTATAGCAATTTATGTCTAATTGCGTTTGTCCCTGACCCCCgtcaatacattaaaattaatattaaaaaaatatgattattgaaaaataaggCCTCACATATTTCACGAAGACCTATGTTGTGGTTTAtgtaaactaaaaatacaatCTAAGTATAAAACCGATATTTCTATGAACAGaatatccatattattttgaacaattcttctgattaaaaaatttaataaattaagtacattttcataaaatgaatTTCACGGTTTAATCATCTATTTAATGTACTTaagataattttagtaataGGTATCCAAAAATATAGCTTCCTAAACAACTTTAAGGATTTTGTACCTATCAATTAATTTGTGGGTAGGAAAAGTGTAaggtttgtataaaattaaaattatactgatGTTGTAATACAGTGGCGTACACGGGGAGAAGCAATTGGGGCCCGGACTGCTTTGGTACCATTAAAATTAGTCAATAAACTGATCTATACCTAAACTAGTTTATAGCTTTAAAATTCTGTAGATATAAtaaagtaacaaaaaataagttatacatCACTTACGTTTTCAATTGgttgattaaattattgaactttaAAGTATTCATAAAGTTATCAAATTAGTTCAACAACAAATTTGCTCTACTTggcactaaaaaataaaaataacaaatttaatatgtcacataaaatgtaatactagttTAATTGGaacaaaatttgtaaaacaaTCTTTAAATTGCACTTATAAACAATAAGATTCACGATGATAATTTATCACTTATGGTTTACATATAGTACCAatgcattatactatatacgtattattttttttttatgaatactacctatataatattattatgaaatatgaagaATGAACAAAATACAAAGTACAGAGTGAACAAAGAATAAAATACAGTGAACTGtgaaataaatagatttttttttaaatttaaagccggtgtccaatattattgataaaatgaaaattcaagCTATTTACCGTAATGAGTTTTAACAATTGAAGTTAGCTTGGAACACGGTGGCTAATAGGCAGTATATAGTCAGTAGCCCTATTCTTTAATCAAAGAACcaattaagatattatacaggTCACAGGCCACAGCACAGAATACGAAATGGTCATATCATAGACATATAACATGTTTATGTCCATGGAAATGATACGATCCCCTCGTCGAAACGATGGGccttatcaataatatttttgagtctCCGAACTAGAAATATTGCGGCAAGATAATCTCTTAGTTATATGCATGTTTAGTCCCGGCTTAAGCTAAAGTTTAGCTAAAGCACTAAAGCCGTAACGGACAACGGTTATAAGCAATACCACAgattatatgattattgtttaatattataatctgcgGCAATAGTGCAATAcatagagtaataatataatataatatattgtgcaatacaatataaaagcaCAGAATAAAGTAAAGTAAACATTAAATTCTTATCTATCTATTTCCTAATGTAACCACGACTTCTACAATGTAATGATTATTATGAAGCCGACAAAATGGCCGAAATTCTCTTATCTAAGAGgtgaatgtttacaaaataaactatGATAAACTGTGATAATTTTATGGCGGGAATCCAAAACTATTAAATGCAatcatatattagtatattacatcatacacttaattaaaattaaaatttattgcaACAAACGAGAAATACAATATAGACATTTATAATCAAGTTTCAAGCTCGTCCAATAAGCACATGTTTGAATTCGAATGATCTGAGCtcatattaaaaatgaactaaaaataaaataaaaatataagtttatgttatgtcatattacaacataataaagtaaaagaaaaaagaagaaaacaaatttaatttaatattaattataagagaaaatattattaatacctacctatataatataccaatgttACATTtggtgaaattataaaaattggttagattaatattatatttatgtaataaaaagaCTTCTAATTATTAGACGTTgagtttttaataacaattggcattaaaaagtaatatgatTAAGTActagttttacatattattattttatttatgtatcttataaaaaattaaaaacaaattcaaaaatgcctacttaaaaagttgaacatgtattagttatttaatcacttatataaacatacaataattatagtatatatatgttaacatgtgtgtatattatctaattcgttaatgtaaaattatttttatttaaaatttttaataaaccatGGAAGCTGCTGTATAATTATAGGTGTTTTGTGTACCTCTATGAATCTGAATCGATATGTgacctatacaattataatgtgtgtattttatattttaaactaaataagaaaatgtattgtacaggtaatatttttataataatttaatttggttaaTATATTTCACTATGCTTCAAAAGTTTGGATTGGTTacttaatattgtcatttttgatagtgatttttataataatataatttgagaaGCATCAGATGAAACAGTCAGAAATATACATGGCTTGAAATCTATATGAAATATCGatcaaaatctttaaaaatcatttatgaaATCCAGTGATcagaatcaaattttttttctaaagattcaaaattgatattgaaatcgaaaaaagtaattctattatttataccaaaatagtaatctttttatattttttataatatacaaatagatttaaaatttaaaaaaaaaaatttaaattaaaattcaacaatatGTCTTTTATGTCTTTatgtgtagataataatataaatttcgtttttttaacATTCCGTTTTATTGGGTCAGTTACACGGTCGCGTGATGTAgttacgtttaaaaatatttttgtcataaatcAATTATCTAATATTGTTGTAAGACTGATGAAGTTCAACAGAAACCGTATTAACGTTcacatataattattgaataggACATTAAATTTATGTGAGTTAGAAGATTacgaaaaaagttaaattagtgTTATTTCtgatagattttaaattaatatgtctgTTGTATgggaatataaaatttatataaaattttaaatctattaaaatctattattcattcaatgtgattaataaatgtaaaaatatcaattaagtataACTAACATATAACTGCAGCTTTGTATTGGAacgattttaattaactttaaaaataaccaaCTCGAATGAAATGGAAACAGATATTTTACACTtcgtgaaattaaaaaatatttcacaaaattgtCACTTTTTCATGAAGTGGTCACTCCAATTTAACATCGCGTAATTTTATTTACCAACTCTTCGTTCACTTTGTGTGCCTATACTGAAATACTACATTTATCGCACACGTTTTTATAGtttgattacctatatttatatccatTAACCACGTGCCGAtgtcaaatacaataaatattatctgtatTCTGTATTATCTGTCTTTGTATATGACTATTATACCTGCCTAATTTTCAGACTATCTGAAGTGCGTAGATGATAGTCATTGGTTTTGATAAAAGTCATAACTATAATGTCATATCAGCATTTTATTAATACGTACAAGGTACCTTGATGTTAAAGCAGTGTATATAGTTGCTGTGTGGATCATTCGATCACATTCTATTTCAAGGTttttattatacgtacctacctctttataatctataatctattattgttctatgttataaTAGATGGGTTTGatgaaaaaactgatttttaccaaaaaatgaataaatattatttggataagtCTGGTAAAAAACATATACAGCTGAAAAAATTGAGTCGCTAATTGCGGAAATTAATGACGCTAAATTAacgtacctaagtacctaatagGTTAGCTTACTAACCCTTTTTTTCAAAAcgaattatttgtttactttcTGATCTCAGTAACTAATGAGTTGTAGACTCTTTTAAATCCAATTATGGTAGAGTGCCTGTCTTAGTATTAAAGTGAGGGTCAGATCCCCTCCCATTGGTTTTGGAGTGGATAATCTTCCGTAATGTGTTTATtgtgaattttgaatcaattcaaattatattcattgttccttatttttaaatattttactacctaaaataaaagtattgagAGGATAGGGGGTTTTCCAATTCCCCCCTCCCCCATTTCGCTAtatcgtttttttgtttttgattcccCTCTATCAGAAATCATGTCTATGCCACTAAACATACCAGATGAAATATGTATGTTTAGTAGAACACTAGAATTAACCCCGTGTAATTACTTTTAACATTAGAATGAATTCACCtaggtaagtattattaaactttagatAAGAGGACTGGAGTGTGATtcattttcggtcgaaaacatagctcactaCTTCAATCACTACACCAGTACGCccagtataattaattttgaaagtagatttgaattcgtcattaAATTATCTATGTTTTGACAGTtaaatttttctgatttttatctttttacttagaaattaattaacaaaaagtgtaaaaatagaacatattcataattcaaatttaaatatattgatatagaatatgaaaaatgtacgatagTTAAAGCATAGTTATAtaggtgtaactcaaaaactaataaaataatgattttcctCTACACTTACATGACCATTTtccatacatgataaaatgttcaatatattttgtctcTTTTTGAAATTCCTAATTATAGATATtctcaattttcaactttttagttttttttttcttataaatgtcGATGAAAACTTTTCACGTGATAAATAAGCTCAAAATTTAGAATTGTAATACAAagttcttcataagttgttGAAATTCATctaaatcatgaaaatttgaaaattattttgtaaataaactttataaaatggACAAAAAAGTTCCGCAGtcaaaaatcttaaattcaattttaggtcactcatataaatgttttttaaagcaGTTACAAAAATACCGAAATTACTAGTCAATTGATTTTCAcacattaattttacatagtattttggcgattactaataaataatatagcacaaaaaaaaaaccaatcgaattattcaatgaaaacatatatttgtgctaaattaatacaatattaattacagtaggtacctataattatttcaaatatttttatacatatacaggaatatttatcaaaagtgttactcatacataataatttacctctaacataaataatttaataataatatgtaggtgatacaaattattatattttaaacattttattttagcattttactTCGAAATgttgtacaattatttcaaacattttataaattttatatattttatacattttatacattttacacattttataaattttataaattttatacacatcatacatttttgacagagcatcaaaataattaaaaaagttattgttgtacatattgtacctataccggGCTATACGGTAggtttattaacttataactatgtAGGAGCATCTACAAAGGCGGCACAGCAATTGCTGGGAACTACGCGCAGCACAATAATCGCCTGATGAATTTTTTGGTGCGTTTCCAAAATGACCGGCTCTTATAGTTTTGACCTTGTTCGTGGTTACCACCTGGTTCGTTATTGCAGCATCTGTTTCCTGCAGTTTTACACAGATGACCGGCATCACCACATTGACTCTGGTCAGGTTCTTCAACTCCATTGGGACTAGTCGTGGAAGACGGCACTTGAATTACCGTTTCGGgtgtatttaacataatatttggcaTGGAAAAAAAGACTTAGGTCAGTCGACTTTCAGCGTAATAGCTCGCACGACTCTCGGCCACGTCCAAATTCATGTCGTTCAATGATATTGTCGAAGACATGACAAAAGATCGGCTCATAGGGATGACCGCGTTCGGGGTTACCACTTTATCCATAACTGCAGCATCCGTATCCTGCAAATCCTTACAAATGACCGGCACAGCTACATAATTGAGTTCGGGTAGGGTTTTAAACCTGGTTGGAACTGTCGTGGTTTCAGGTATCATTGACGATATATTTGGCATCGAAACGTACAGCCTAGTCGATGGACTTGCCGCGTTATAGCGTTATATCCTTTGTTCAAATTCATGCGATTCATTGTTATTGAAGAcattatttatagtaggtacgaaagttttatgaaattataattgattcgtTACACAGACAATAACTCgagattaaatataaataaattatagtttaatactaACTCACCATTTACTTGGAAACGAGATTTTATATGCTTTCTACGTCCGGAACACATGTTAATTCAAATTGTGtcagttaataaaattaaatacgagAATATATAGAGGGATTTAACAGCATGCTCATGCTCGTTTTTTCCTttactaataaatgtattgctaAAAACATTACTCCTGTCCCTATATTCGCATTGTTACGAAATTACATAacttacatacaaattaaaatagcaTAAAATAGCCAACATATGGACACAGGTTATGTTCTTAACTttaagttttacaatattttcaaaatactcttttttagtatccgtttaaattaatattttattcaaatatcataAGCATTAATCACATAACAAGagttttattatactgtaaattGTGATATAGTttgatgttattgtaaattacaattaaatattaatataatcaaataatgatctcaaccatatgTTATATGCAAAagtatgtataacatattaaagttaaaaacacgaaattagttctgctgaacgtgaatttgctatgttgtatgTATCTACTACAGTATCCTGTAACCTATACAGGCCCGATACCACACGTCGTGGTCAGCTTATTCAAGCGGTTGGCTTGGCACGGCCCGGATGTAAATATTCCCGCATACactgttatacattttgaactttaattaataaataaatgtgtttatgAAAGAAAAACAATCAGATATAATCATTCACGATCACGGGCCGTCGGATGTTGACGGACCGTATCATGTATGTGACAAATACAAGTCCCTCGGCGCCAGCAGCCTAGATCGCCTTTTCAGAGGCTGAAACACACTAAAATTCAAGGCTATAGTAAGCCGAAAATGTGCAAATGCCGTGCTgccacaaaattaaaaatttgaaattaaaacctattcaacgttaaattcgatatttatttatttatattaaaatatgttatattgatgtataaataacgaaaaatgttATACGAGAGAGCAGTGCAGTTTTCGCTTTACCGATctatgtaaattacaatattattgtaatcagcCGGTGGCAGCGTTCTCTAAAAAATGAGAAATaaataatgtcattattttttgttcaaagtTATTTCGCCAACttataatgcaataaataatattatgactattgttACACAAATAGGTAATAACTCCGTAGTTGTGACCTGTTCTGTACAACACATTAAATAAGCTAAAGattatttcatgatattatgttatagctaGCAACATAATAgcaaagtacctacatattttattcctcattatataatatatataggtatagtacctacaacatttttgtatttattgataatttttacttcaaaatataatggaaaaaatattttattttttagggatGCACAAGTCCCTTATCATATCCCTAGTTGCACCAATGGACACATGCTCACTCttctttttactataataatgcatttatactaaaaattaatctaaacaAATGCATTACCTACTTATGGAGTAATGTCAAAAACAATGTATATggttcaatataaataaatatatctatttatttaatcatatataatttaggtattatttacgtatatattatgcaaatatagGTACTGGGCCGTTAAAAATTCGAAAGATTTGGGCCAGTTCGATGAAATTTGGAATCAGTTATTTGAGCCGGTCTATAGATGGACAGCAGCCCGGTAAGTAATTTCTTCCCAATCTGGCACTGTGTATACCTGTTGCAATAATAGGCCAATATATATCTGACCGGTTAACGTCTGATTGGAGAAGACTAGCATCATTTTCATTGTGAATACGCATAAAGAGTTTCATGTCATCGGCAAATATAAGAAGGCGTATGTGACATATAACAGAGGCCGCActatttacataggtaataggtatagagAAAACAATAACGGTGAAAGAATAACCCGCCCTGAGGTACACCAGATGTCGGATATACTATCATGTAATCTACCAATTGTTTTCGATTTgtcgatttattaaaataaatataacaacaagAAAAAGTTATATTTCTCGAAACTActgcgttattatttatttcttattcatttttaagGGGACAGTAGTTGTTTTCGTACATAAGGATAAGATGatagttttatcaaatatagtatTTTCGAAAAAACTACCGCATGCGGTGATAAATGTACCTGAATTGCCTATCTATTGCGCCGCGTTAACATAAATCTATTACTGAGATTTGAAATATTGAACaacgtaaaaaaataagttacaaaaaattaataagtaagtactagttagaataatatatatttttcaaaaatttttatttttactaggtTATTGGCTTAGCttcagtataaaaaatgtatatttactttAACATGGGATGCTTGAAAAGCATCGAACTGAGTTCGAGGTAGGTATGTGAGGTGTGACTTTAGTCGTCTTTATAACAACAACGTGTAATAACGTGTATATAGATTATCGTATATTAAGTAAGTGTAATTCGAATTAAgcgtatttcattttttttaataattatatgaaattcgttcaaaatttaaatcttattataataacctaacctaacctaatctaacctatcTAGAGGCACAGTTAAAAATAGAGaaagaaaaaaagatttttgatattagtatattacatagattataatataggtcttataaatatacactataggtacattatgaaATACATAACGAGAATAACCATtcgagtataaattatttaacattaaaacacctatttacataaatatctgtttttaaatttaaagtcatGGAATTATAATAGATCGGTGCAAGTTAGTCCACACATTTTTTACTGAaagatttcttaaaataaataactttgtattaaactatagtttttatttttcaacataaataattacctatatacatactaaGTTACTTTATTTGTCTTCTgttctattgtattattttcatatacaacAATTGATTGCGGTTGAAGGTGGTCTTTTGTTTTCTTGTGGTGTAGTTCGCGGGGATGAGGAACGATTGAATtgaattcttaatttttttaagtttggtgGACGTTTCATTCTATTCCATTTAAGTATCTAACACATACGTGatgatgaaatattattcagctataatacttatatactaaataatcataatattaggttattattgtaggtacctaatacctatatatgtaaaagaaacaattaattatttaacattttggcATAGGTCGTGAAATTATTTCATTGTAGAAAACAAGGCTTAAGAAATTTCAGGTTCTGAATGGAGTGCTGAATGTATATTGGTTTCCCGGTGCagatgtttgtattttttaaattaattttagtgtcTGACcactttttatatgtatatatagcatATGCGCCTTGAATGTCTAATGAGATCTCACCAGAACGCCTAAATCACGCACAGTAAAAGAAGtttgtaattcaaaacaatttattgtatattaaaccgTAGGTCCATTTACGTTTTGAAGGGTGAACTGaaagattatttcaaataaattattaagaaaaccCATCCTGGTGACCAggtcattaggtacctactaataaaaattaaattttgataattaatagtacctatctactatCATAAATGTGCatcaattgttatattaaac
It contains:
- the LOC100163733 gene encoding oligoribonuclease isoform X1, with protein sequence MNTLKFNNLINQLKTISSLNFRRKMSTEINPTMNNEHNIVWFDGEMTGLDCNHHTLIEAAIIITDKNLKVLAESPNIIIHQSDKVLENMEEWSKKHHGISGLTENVRKSNISIEQADQMLYEFIKPFAPKGVCPLAGNSIHMDRTFIRKYMPKLESHLSYRLIDVSTLKELLKRWKPELANEVPIKSGKHRALDDIKESVQELQFYKSYLNL
- the LOC100163733 gene encoding oligoribonuclease, mitochondrial isoform X2 → MNTILYGLMMTGLDCNHHTLIEAAIIITDKNLKVLAESPNIIIHQSDKVLENMEEWSKKHHGISGLTENVRKSNISIEQADQMLYEFIKPFAPKGVCPLAGNSIHMDRTFIRKYMPKLESHLSYRLIDVSTLKELLKRWKPELANEVPIKSGKHRALDDIKESVQELQFYKSYLNL